The following are from one region of the Oncorhynchus gorbuscha isolate QuinsamMale2020 ecotype Even-year unplaced genomic scaffold, OgorEven_v1.0 Un_scaffold_8:::fragment_2:::debris, whole genome shotgun sequence genome:
- the LOC124019215 gene encoding islet amyloid polypeptide: protein MCHLKLPVFLLVPLVLLRCVATAPSNRYFTSTSEQESALPDREGWLVPGIVSNPFLGLISARLQRGLTSANSHHIEKRKCNTATCVTQRLADFLTRSSNTIGTVYAPTNVGSSTYGKRDLLQPPGYLPL from the exons ATGTGTCACCTGAAGCTGCCCGTGTTCCTTCTCGTGCCTCTCGTGCTGCTGCGCTGTGTCGCCACCGCCCCAAGCAACAG GTACTTCACCTCAACTAGTGAGCAGGAAAGCGCGCTCCCGGACAGAGAAGGCTGGCTCGTGCCCGGGATCGTCTCCAATCCCTTCCTCGGCCTCATTTCCGCACGACTACAGAGAGGGCTCACATCTGCCAACAG CCACCACATAGAGAAAAGGAAGTGCAACACAGCTACCTGTGTGACCCAGCGACTGGCCGACTTCCTGACCCGCTCCAGCAACACCATCGGCACGGTGTACGCCCCCACCAACGTAGGCTCCAGCACCTACGGAAAACGGGATCTACTGCAGCCGCCCGGCTATCTGCCTCTGTAG